A genomic stretch from Petrimonas mucosa includes:
- a CDS encoding ribulokinase has translation MRMSKYVIGLDYGTDSCRAIIVDAANGKEIASAVKYYPRWMKGYYCDPHTNRYRQHPLDYIEVLEESIREALSRSPEGTAERIVGIGVDTTGSTPVLTDRQGTPLALLPQFAENPNAMFVLWKDHTAVKEAGEINRLAKEWETDYTAYEGGIYSSEWVWAKMLHMLREDEQLRHVAYSWVEHCDWIPGLLTGNTMPETMLRSRCAAGHKAMWHESWEGLPSEKFLTTLDPLLTGFRQHLYRKTYPSDTRVGYLTEEWARKLGLTTNVAVAVGALDSHMGAVGVEIKPGDFVRVIGTSTCDIMAVPYEEMGNRLIPGICGQVDGSVIPGMIGLEAGQSGFGDIYAWFKRLLEWPIRNIIAKSELINPETRERLIEEVSTAIIPELTREAEKVPAGESTILATDWMNGRRTPDANQLLKGSLTGLTLGSSAPLIFRALVEATAFGSKAIVDRLLENGIEIKQVIGIGGISLKSPFVMQTMADVLGMSIKVARTEQSCAFGSAMFGAVAAGLYRKVEEAQQAMGQGFVTTYHPNERNHQLYSELYRKYQRLGKFTEEELRQS, from the coding sequence ATGCGTATGAGTAAATATGTTATCGGACTGGATTACGGCACCGACTCATGCCGTGCCATCATCGTAGATGCTGCCAACGGAAAGGAGATAGCCTCCGCAGTGAAATACTATCCCCGCTGGATGAAGGGTTACTATTGCGATCCGCACACCAACCGCTACCGGCAACATCCCCTCGACTACATCGAAGTACTGGAGGAGAGCATCCGGGAGGCACTCTCCAGATCGCCTGAAGGAACTGCAGAGCGGATTGTGGGCATAGGGGTCGACACCACCGGCTCCACGCCGGTACTGACCGACCGCCAAGGCACCCCCCTGGCACTTCTTCCGCAGTTTGCAGAGAATCCCAATGCCATGTTCGTTCTCTGGAAAGATCACACCGCAGTGAAGGAGGCCGGAGAGATCAACAGGCTGGCAAAAGAGTGGGAAACCGATTACACCGCCTATGAAGGCGGAATCTACTCCTCCGAATGGGTCTGGGCCAAGATGCTCCATATGCTTCGCGAAGATGAACAACTGCGTCACGTAGCCTACTCCTGGGTAGAACACTGCGACTGGATTCCGGGACTGCTTACCGGCAACACCATGCCGGAAACCATGCTTCGTAGCCGTTGTGCCGCAGGTCACAAGGCGATGTGGCACGAGAGCTGGGAGGGACTCCCATCGGAAAAGTTCCTTACCACCCTCGATCCGCTGCTGACCGGTTTCCGTCAGCATCTCTACCGCAAGACATACCCGAGTGACACCCGTGTTGGATATCTCACCGAAGAGTGGGCCCGCAAGCTGGGACTTACCACCAACGTTGCCGTGGCTGTCGGGGCCCTGGATAGCCACATGGGCGCGGTGGGGGTGGAGATCAAACCGGGCGATTTTGTAAGGGTGATCGGTACCTCTACCTGCGACATCATGGCCGTTCCTTACGAGGAGATGGGCAACCGGCTTATACCGGGCATCTGCGGTCAGGTAGACGGATCGGTCATCCCCGGGATGATCGGACTGGAAGCGGGGCAGTCGGGTTTCGGCGATATCTACGCCTGGTTCAAACGGTTGCTGGAGTGGCCAATTCGCAACATCATCGCCAAAAGCGAACTGATTAATCCCGAAACGAGGGAGAGACTGATCGAAGAGGTATCCACAGCCATCATTCCGGAGCTGACCAGAGAGGCAGAGAAGGTGCCAGCAGGTGAAAGTACCATCCTGGCCACCGACTGGATGAACGGACGTCGCACTCCCGATGCCAACCAGCTCCTTAAAGGTTCACTCACGGGATTAACGCTGGGCAGCTCGGCTCCCCTGATTTTCCGGGCACTGGTGGAGGCCACCGCTTTCGGCTCAAAGGCGATTGTTGACCGACTCCTGGAGAACGGCATCGAGATCAAGCAGGTTATCGGTATCGGCGGCATCTCATTGAAATCACCCTTTGTGATGCAGACGATGGCCGATGTGCTGGGCATGTCGATCAAGGTTGCCCGCACAGAGCAGTCGTGCGCCTTTGGCAGTGCCATGTTCGGGGCAGTGGCTGCAGGTCTCTACCGGAAAGTGGAAGAGGCACAACAGGCTATGGGACAGGGATTTGTTACTACCTACCACCCCAATGAGCGGAATCATCAGCTCTATAGCGAGCTTTACAGAAAATACCAGCGACTGGGCAAGTTTACCGAAGAGGAGTTACGTCAATCCTGA
- the rsmG gene encoding 16S rRNA (guanine(527)-N(7))-methyltransferase RsmG, whose product MNVIDTYFPKLSEKQKEQFDALFDLYSDWNSRINVISRKDIDNLYLHHVLHSLAIARFIHFKPGTSVVDVGTGGGFPGVPLAIFFPEVNFLLLDSIGKKVKVAREVSQAIGLTNVAFSHSRMEDEKGKFDFVVSRAVMPLPDLVKIVRKNIASEQKNALPNGIICLKGGDLASELSPFGKKVETFPLGSYFSEPYFATKKLIYLPL is encoded by the coding sequence GTGAACGTCATCGATACATATTTCCCAAAACTTTCCGAAAAACAGAAGGAGCAGTTCGACGCTCTTTTCGATCTCTATTCCGACTGGAATTCGCGGATCAACGTCATCTCGCGTAAAGATATCGATAATCTCTATCTGCACCATGTGCTACACTCGCTTGCCATTGCCCGGTTCATCCATTTCAAACCGGGTACATCGGTTGTGGATGTGGGCACCGGAGGAGGCTTTCCCGGCGTGCCACTGGCCATCTTTTTCCCTGAGGTCAACTTCCTCTTGCTCGACAGTATTGGGAAAAAGGTGAAGGTGGCCCGTGAGGTATCGCAGGCGATCGGTCTGACCAACGTGGCTTTCAGCCATTCGCGCATGGAGGATGAAAAGGGGAAATTCGACTTCGTGGTGAGCCGTGCCGTGATGCCGTTGCCCGATCTTGTGAAGATCGTGCGGAAGAATATCGCTTCCGAACAGAAAAACGCACTTCCCAATGGAATCATCTGCCTCAAGGGAGGAGACCTCGCATCCGAACTCTCACCGTTTGGCAAGAAGGTAGAGACGTTTCCGCTCGGCAGTTACTTTTCCGAGCCCTACTTCGCCACCAAGAAATTGATCTATCTTCCATTATAG
- a CDS encoding RsiV family protein: MKQKVSGFSLLAAVVLLASLQFSCNRNERSRFKADNIVTFDTITVDKKYFLDDKSENPSCNLKLNFIYPESIADFDVNAARSVFLRTVIGPSYETLPVQEAVDRYVKNYIANYRNDAEIYRVNRPLYGNHADSSEAGHYILEDEHDHLPELFYSYYETLSDSIIYNQYGIISFQVRQVNNKGGKMSYETVRNYVLDLTSGELLNEGDIFIPGYDLSLRPVLQSALLTENRVKTVQELEDLGFFGIDEIMPNNNFLLTDKGITYTFNKGEYSAYQLQVPQVFIPYGAIRSLLRENTIVSMLSQLK, translated from the coding sequence ATGAAACAGAAAGTATCCGGTTTTTCACTCCTTGCTGCAGTTGTGCTGCTTGCTTCACTGCAGTTCTCGTGCAACCGCAACGAGAGGAGTCGGTTTAAAGCCGATAACATAGTCACGTTTGATACGATAACCGTCGACAAGAAATATTTTCTGGATGATAAGTCCGAAAATCCGTCGTGCAACCTGAAGCTCAACTTTATCTATCCGGAGAGTATTGCCGACTTCGATGTCAACGCTGCGAGGAGTGTCTTTCTGAGAACCGTGATCGGTCCCAGTTACGAAACTCTCCCCGTCCAGGAGGCAGTCGACAGGTACGTGAAGAACTATATCGCCAACTACCGGAACGATGCTGAAATCTACAGGGTGAACAGGCCCCTCTATGGCAATCATGCCGATAGCAGTGAGGCGGGTCACTATATCCTGGAGGATGAGCATGATCATCTCCCCGAACTCTTCTACTCCTATTATGAGACGCTGAGCGACTCTATCATCTATAACCAATACGGCATCATATCGTTTCAGGTAAGACAGGTGAACAACAAGGGAGGCAAAATGTCGTACGAGACGGTCAGGAATTATGTGCTTGATCTTACGAGCGGCGAACTGCTGAACGAGGGCGATATCTTCATTCCCGGTTACGACCTCTCATTGCGTCCGGTTCTTCAAAGCGCATTGTTGACCGAGAACCGGGTGAAGACTGTTCAGGAACTTGAAGACCTGGGCTTCTTCGGAATTGATGAGATCATGCCCAACAACAATTTCCTCCTTACCGACAAAGGTATCACCTATACATTCAACAAAGGCGAATACTCGGCTTACCAGCTTCAGGTCCCCCAGGTTTTTATCCCGTATGGGGCCATTCGTTCCCTGTTGCGTGAAAATACGATTGTTTCAATGTTATCTCAACTGAAGTGA
- the cydB gene encoding cytochrome d ubiquinol oxidase subunit II, with amino-acid sequence MITYEFLQNYWWFIISLLGGLLVFLLFVQGGQSMIHSISKTEDEKKLVVNALGRKWEYTFTTLVTFGGAFFASFPLFYATSFGGAYWVWMLLLFSFVVQAVSYEFQSKPGNVFGPKTYRAFLFFNGIIGTFVLGVAVATFFTGSEFTINKVNLVSFGTPGNVMSGWDNPLHGLEALGNPRNWCLGLAVLFLARTMASLFFVNRLDHDVLHARSRKYTLYNGVPFVVFFLAFLIWTLVSEGYAVNPDTGEVFMEPYKYLNNFIQMPVVLVLFLLGVVAVLWGIIATVVKRSFNKGIWFAGAGTVVAVTMLLLVAGYNNTAYYPSYTSPQSSLTVQNSSSSEFTLTAMSIVSLLVPFVLAYIVYAWRALERKKLKLEDLGKDGHAY; translated from the coding sequence ATGATAACTTACGAATTTCTACAAAATTACTGGTGGTTTATAATATCGCTGCTGGGCGGGTTGTTGGTATTTCTTCTTTTTGTGCAGGGTGGTCAGTCGATGATCCACTCAATATCCAAAACCGAAGATGAGAAGAAATTGGTTGTCAATGCACTGGGACGCAAATGGGAATATACCTTTACCACACTTGTTACGTTTGGTGGAGCCTTCTTTGCCTCCTTCCCGCTCTTTTATGCCACCAGCTTCGGTGGGGCATACTGGGTATGGATGTTGTTACTCTTCTCGTTTGTGGTACAGGCCGTATCTTATGAGTTCCAATCCAAGCCGGGCAACGTGTTCGGACCGAAAACATACCGTGCATTTCTCTTTTTCAATGGAATAATCGGCACATTTGTGCTTGGTGTCGCCGTTGCGACATTCTTTACCGGATCTGAGTTTACCATCAACAAAGTAAACCTGGTGAGCTTTGGTACTCCCGGCAATGTGATGAGCGGATGGGACAACCCGCTTCACGGCCTCGAAGCACTGGGCAACCCGAGAAACTGGTGTCTGGGTCTTGCCGTGCTTTTCCTGGCAAGAACAATGGCTAGCCTCTTTTTTGTGAACCGGCTCGACCATGATGTGCTTCATGCAAGATCGAGAAAGTATACACTCTATAACGGGGTGCCGTTTGTGGTGTTCTTCCTAGCTTTCCTCATCTGGACACTGGTTTCTGAAGGATACGCCGTCAATCCGGATACGGGTGAGGTATTTATGGAACCCTACAAATACCTGAACAACTTCATTCAGATGCCGGTTGTGCTTGTACTCTTCCTGTTGGGTGTCGTTGCCGTACTGTGGGGAATTATCGCCACGGTCGTAAAGCGGTCGTTCAACAAGGGGATCTGGTTTGCCGGAGCGGGAACAGTGGTTGCGGTGACCATGCTGTTGCTTGTAGCAGGATATAACAATACGGCATACTATCCGTCGTACACCAGCCCTCAAAGTTCGCTTACCGTACAAAACTCCTCTTCCAGCGAGTTTACACTGACGGCCATGTCGATCGTTTCATTGCTCGTTCCGTTTGTGCTTGCCTATATCGTTTACGCCTGGAGGGCGCTGGAACGCAAGAAGCTGAAACTCGAAGACCTCGGCAAGGATGGTCACGCTTATTGA